ACTGGTAACAATCTTTCATAACTATTAAATTCATAGTCTTTAAATTGAATTGAAAAAAAGTTATTTGATGCATAGTTAGATTTATCTATGAATGCTTTAAATGGGTTACCAGTTCTTGTTAAATATATTTTTGGATTATTAAAGATTCTCTCATCTCTTAGGGAAGCATATTCGTTTTTGTCCTTGTCAATAATTTCCTTTCTGTAATCTACAAACCAACCAAATCTATAGGAAATGTAATTTTCTATTTTATCTCCATTACGACCTCCAAGAAACATAGGTTTTTCAAAATCATTTGTTTTTGTTTCAATAAATAACTTTTCACGTATGTTTCCAGAGTGAATACCTTCATGGCACTGCAAATAATCATCAAGAATTTTACAATCTCTCAATTTATTAAGAATATTAATATCCTTTTCATCCAATAGGATGTTATAAGTGTTATCATATTCTTTAAGTATAAAATCATTCTTTTTTGCCAACCATTTGTTTTCTACAATTCCAAGGTTTTTATAAAATCGCGTTGAAATGGTCGATTCGTTTATTTCCTTCGTCAAATCTAAAAATAATGTACATACGTCATGTTCAACATCTATAAAGGGTCTTACGGAATCTGGAATAGCTGTATTTTGATACCAAGCCAGATTATAAAGCCCTGAAGCACATAGTTCTCTAGTATTGGAAAAATCTTTTACCAGAATACTGTCCGGGAGAATTTGGGTAATAAATGAATGAGAAATACTAAATGAAAGACCCATAAAATAAGCAAAAGTATTCGGTGTCGAACTATCAATATTTGAATATTTTAATTTTAAAAATGCTTTCTGTTCTTTAGACAAAGTTGCTCCCCATGGCGGATTCCCAATAACCACATCAAAACCCACAAAGTCGCCATTGTCATCCAGCACCTCCGGAAACTCAAAGCGCCACTCAAAGGCATCTTCGTAAATCTTGTTGTTCTTTATTTCCTCAATTTCGGTTTCCAGCTTGGCGGTGTCCTCCCCTAACTTCTTTAGCTTTTTGTTCCAGGCCGCCTTTTCCTTTGGGCTCATCTCAAACATTTGGGTTTGGTTGGTCATGCCAAAGAGTTCGCCCTTCAGTTTGTTCAACCTTTTCACCTTGGGGTCGTTAAGCGATATCTCAGAACGGAAATCGCTCTTTATATCGGCTATCAGCTTTTCCATGGCGCGCTTCTGCTCCTTGTTTTGGGCGTTTCTATACGTATCAACCGCCACGCGGTAACTATCTATGGTCCACTTGCTGCTTTTTAGCGCCTTCTTTAGGTCGGCATCCAGCGCGAACCTGCTTATTAGCGAGTTGCCGCGCTTTATGTTTATGTCTATGTTCGGCAATGTCTCCAACTCGCTTTCGGTTTTGTAATAGGCGTTTTTAAGCAGCTCTATCCAAAGCCGCAGGCGGCAGATTTTTACGGAGTTTGGGTTTATGTCCACCCCAAACAGGCAGTTTTCAATGATAGTCTGCTTTTCGTGGAAAAGGGTTTGCTGTATGCGCTGGCTTTCCTTGTTGGTAGGGTTGTACTCAAACAGTTCGCCGTCCTCATCGGTAACTATCAATTCGTCGTTTACTACTTCAAATTGGTACTCTTTTAGGCGTTTGCCATCGCGGTCCTGCAATATTTTTAGGTCGTTCTTGATGGCAATCATCTCATTGAGTGCCGACACCAGAAAATGCCCCGACCCTACTGCGGGGTCACATATTTTTAGGCTGTTTACAATTTGGTTTGCCTCTGCCCTATCTTCTATTTTGTCATAAAGGGCATCTATATCTTTACAATCCCAATTTTTGGTTTCGTTAAACTTTTGCACCACCGCCTTGCGGATGGTCTCCCGGCACATATACATAGTAATAAAACCAGGCGTAAAAAACGAACCGTCCTTATAGCCGTTTATCTTTTCAAATATCAGCCCCAGTACGCTGGCGTTGATTAGGGTTTTGTTGTCTTCCTGAATTTCTTCCTTGCCCTCGCTGCTAAAATCGTAGGCGTTTAGGAATTCAAACAGATATTCCAAAGTGCTTAAACTGCCCGTGCGTTTTTTGCCCGTATCGGTTTTCAGC
The Aequorivita iocasae genome window above contains:
- a CDS encoding DUF7149 domain-containing protein, yielding MQPKALKPRKAINKAFLKIKPNRTEIERFKANLIELLDRTNDTESEEFHKNLVSDFLKKTYYDPSHFINTKGRNDLVIHNGNKAKSSVGVIIEAKKPTNRAEMVTGEKLNAKAFQELVLYYLRERIAHKNLEVKQLVVTNINEWFIFDANSFERLFAQNKALVKQFTDFEAGRLAGKTTDFFYREIAEPFINTIKQEIEFTYFDIREYEKPLRNDNPNDDNKLIALFKLLSPEHLLKLPFANDSNSLDKRFYGELLHIIGLSETKEGSKKLIARNKPGERNNGSLLENAIIQLDSLDKISRLDNPQHFGVTYEERLFNVGLELAITWVNRILFLKLLEAQLLTYHKGDKSYEFLSHKKIHDYDDLNGLFFQILARKHEERTTDLKDIFAKVPYLNSSLFEPTGIEHATLFISNLRDEKQLPLYSATVLKTDTGKKRTGSLSTLEYLFEFLNAYDFSSEGKEEIQEDNKTLINASVLGLIFEKINGYKDGSFFTPGFITMYMCRETIRKAVVQKFNETKNWDCKDIDALYDKIEDRAEANQIVNSLKICDPAVGSGHFLVSALNEMIAIKNDLKILQDRDGKRLKEYQFEVVNDELIVTDEDGELFEYNPTNKESQRIQQTLFHEKQTIIENCLFGVDINPNSVKICRLRLWIELLKNAYYKTESELETLPNIDINIKRGNSLISRFALDADLKKALKSSKWTIDSYRVAVDTYRNAQNKEQKRAMEKLIADIKSDFRSEISLNDPKVKRLNKLKGELFGMTNQTQMFEMSPKEKAAWNKKLKKLGEDTAKLETEIEEIKNNKIYEDAFEWRFEFPEVLDDNGDFVGFDVVIGNPPWGATLSKEQKAFLKLKYSNIDSSTPNTFAYFMGLSFSISHSFITQILPDSILVKDFSNTRELCASGLYNLAWYQNTAIPDSVRPFIDVEHDVCTLFLDLTKEINESTISTRFYKNLGIVENKWLAKKNDFILKEYDNTYNILLDEKDINILNKLRDCKILDDYLQCHEGIHSGNIREKLFIETKTNDFEKPMFLGGRNGDKIENYISYRFGWFVDYRKEIIDKDKNEYASLRDERIFNNPKIYLTRTGNPFKAFIDKSNYASNNFFSIQFKDYEFNSYERLLPVLGLLNSKFANYYIRRIIAPSLGNTFVETKIIHILKLPFLKSLLDFTAIIDIINYLITLKEEDENFDTTQLEAQIDQLVYELYGLTEEEVAIVEGATS